The following is a genomic window from Meriones unguiculatus strain TT.TT164.6M chromosome 7, Bangor_MerUng_6.1, whole genome shotgun sequence.
TTATCCCAGAATGCGAGAGACAAGGACAGGGCAGCTTCTCTTGTTTATTCTGCCAACAACAGGACAGACAAGCTCTCTCATTTCCACTACTATGGATAGATGCACACAGAGAGGCCACCTGATACCAATAAAACCCAGAAACATCCCCTTTCTaccttgttttgcttttcttagcTGGATGGCAGCATCCTCACCAACTCATTTCTGAGTAGATGTTGGCAGTCCAATAAGAGAACCCCACAGTTTGCCTCATACACAGGTATGTCTCAGGCACCTTGATAGCAAATGATGATAATGTCTCCAAGCAATAAGCAGCCTTCTGAATATCCCAACTTAAACTGGGcaaaaataaggacatttttgtttatctttaaGAATAACTCAATTTCATTTGATATCATAATTGGGGTAATGGATACATTCAACTTTCTTTAATTGAACTAATATGTTCTGTAACTATACTTGAATTTCAGTTTTATACTTGAATTTCTCTTTTAGAAAATCTTTTGAATAGTTACACAAAAATGTATTCCTCTATTTACCTACGCACACAGTAGGCAGAAACAAATGTGGCTATTTTATTGGAGGTAAGGGCTTGTTATAATCATAAGTCATAATCCTGGCAAtgtttgcatttttatgtttttatttatcccTCAGGCGTGGTACAGcccacaaccaaaaaaaaaaaaaaaaaaaaaaaaacaaaaaaaaaaacaaaaacaaaaacaaaaaaacattaaataggaAAATGTACTGAAATCTTACCCAAAATTTTGAAGGAAGTCATAATAATAAAGGGAGTAAATGTCTAGGAAGCAGAAATAAAATGGGAACTTAGtcaaaagagagggagagaagaccAGGGGCGCACCTAGACATTCTCCAAGTTGGCATTAGAGCcccataaaaaagaaatacagcccCCACTTCACCTGTGGTTTCAGAGGAGGCAAAACTGTGCCGTCCCCCTGAAACagctcttcctccatttctttaaaaCGTCATCAGAGAAAGTTCGGAAATGCAAATGCGTGGGTGGGGGTTCGTGCAATCCTTGACTCACCCCTTCAATAAAATATAGACTTTCCTTCCATCCACACCAACTCCTTCAGACACCGGCAGGGTGACTGCAGAGAGCCCACACCTTCCAAAAGCCATTTGCTTGAATGGAGACTAGAAAAGTTTTTGTGGGGGCAGGTTCCCAAACTGAGTGCCACCAAGGTGAGCTGAAGCTCCGGGACCGCGACCACACAGTGACGCACACACCAGCCAGTAGGGCACCAAGGAGCGGATGGAGCCACGGAAACACTGTGCCCATCCCCTCCAACACCCTTAGGCCACTTCTTTCCGTTTGAAACAAGCTAATAAACAGCCAAAGAATCGCGTTATCTCAGATTCACATTTTCCAATGGGCTTCCTGTTCCCCACTAATAAAATCGTGTGTTCACCCGGTTTCACACTGGTAActggggagggatggggaggaggctgAGACGCCatgcttgcagagactgaggatCGGATCAGGATTCAAGGCAGCATCCCCCAACTCCCATGTTTATAGAAAATGAATGTCTGCCTGACTTACTTTAGCCCGGGAAAGGGGTCAAGCCTATATCAGCATGGTTCACACAGATTCTGGATCCCCCCCCCCCTTATCGTAAATTGACCCGCTTTTAAGATAAAGACATAATAGAGAAAGCGTTGACCTTACCTGGTCCCTAATGAGTTGGAAGTCAGAAAacctctctctcatttcctcttaTCTGGGATCGCCTGAGAAGAGACTCACGCCTTGAGACAGCTCCTCACTGCTCACCGCCGCCTGGACCCCGGGCAGCGCGAAGACTGTGCGTTCAAAACCACAGAGCACGAAGCCAGATCCAAGCACCGCCAGTGGAGCTCCTAGGTGCAGACTCGGAGCATCTAAAATCTCTTGGGAGACTCCCAGGCAAGTCTTTGCCCACGAAAGGTCAAGCCCTAAGCAGTGGCACCGAGCTCTGTCTCCTCCATGCCCTGATCGGGCCACAGATGTGGACGCGGCTCTCAGGCTTGCTAACTGCACCCGGACCTGACTTACCTTGCTCTCCCGGGCCCCAAAGCCACCTCCACCGGGCTGACCCCTGTCTCCAGTGTATGCCCTCAGACTGTGACatttcctccctctcctgcctCTTGGCCTTGAGGAGCTCAGCTGCATTCACACGGACGGCCGCACCAGCCCgggtcccttcctcctcctctcaggGCATCTCTGCCTTGTTGTTTTCGCCCCTTCTCTGAGCCCAGCCAGTCCACCGCCCTCCAGCTGAGCGAACTGCTTCCCCTTCTCCTCGTCCCCACGGCTCGGGGTTCCCAggctggggcgggggtggggagccGCTTTGGGATGCTAAACATCAAACAAGGCAAGCCTAGGTTTCAGGCCCCGAAGCCACTAGAACGGCTCTCCAGGGCTCTCGAGAAAGTCCTCTTGTTTACACGGcggggttggggtggggtgggggagaggagcaGAGCGGAGGATGCTGTCTGCAAGATCCCCCCCCTCACTGCCTGAACCGTTGCGCCCTGGGGTTGGGTGGGGTACTTGTCGGGGACAGTTTCTAGGGCGTTTGTTCTACCTTCTCACTGGGGGAAGTTTTTAACATCTCAGTGCCAGGAGCATCTCCAGAATACTTATTTCTTTTCCTGGGAGGCCAGAGTTATCAAAAGCCTAaagccagagacagcccccttcCAGATGCTGGCCATGTTTGTGGCTTGTGTGGGTGGCACGTGTCCTCATGCCCCGGGAAGCGCTCACCTTAAGCCCAAAACCTAGTTTCCTAGAGACATGCCTCAGTCTGCATCCCAAGATTGCTTCTGCAGCTGCCACAGGTCCACCAGGCAGGAGCTGGATGAATCAGAGTGATGGATGACAAGGATGGGCCAAATCCCTGGTTGTTGGGTCTCATCCCCAGACCCCTCTGAATTCATTTATTCGGGGGCAAGTGAACAGATTCCAAACCAAGCCAGCTGGAGAAGAATGTATTTGCTAGAAACTTCAACTAAGCCCAACGAAGACAGGACGGAGTGCTACAACACGCTCTAACGCTCAGTAGAGCGTGTTCTTACTCTGCTAGAAAGCAGGTAGCCCGGGCGGCTGGGTGTCTGCAGCCAGCTAGGCCCTGCCTGGGCTTGTGCTGGCCAGTGGGACTGATTGAGCTAAACTCTTCCTTTACTTAGAAGCTGAACAGCAGCTGCCAGCACCTGCCTCCCCTGGACAGCCACAGCCTGAAGTCCTTGTCCCGACAGCAATGAATAAActttcctggttttgtttttccaaaagaTGAGGTCTGCTGAGACTACCCCCCCCCCACGCATTCTCAGCAGACCATCCATCCTTTCAGAATATCCTTTCAGAATCCGTCCTTTCAGAACCTTCAAGATGTGAGAAGCCATATCCTAGCATCCAGCACTGGTTTTCCGAGGAAGAGAGCTATTCCCAGCTCCCATCCCTAAGGTATGGTAGGGTAAAAATCCTctggggggggaaaaaaagaactgCTGGATTTGCTGGATTCTAGTCCAtactttgaaacaaacaaacaaggtctAGGTGAGAAATGCAGTGGAGAAACCAGGGGAAGTTGGAAACAGAATAttacagaagaggaaggagggagggaaggagggaggctggaaaggaaaaaagaaagaaagaaagaaagaaagaaagaaagaaagaaagaaagtagttGAACATCTGAGTGAAAAAATGAACACGTGCCAAAAGTTACTCAATCACCATAATAGACCCCTATAGGCACCTGGTGCCTCCAGGGCCAAAAGGGTTGTCCATCTGCAACCCACAGGCTGCCTTGTCTGCACAAATTGCCAGGGGTGACCAGAAAAAGCAACAGTCCATCCAAAGAGGTCTAGTTCTTCTCTCTGTCCTTACCTACTCTTCGCCACTACTACCCACAACAACCGGAATGTTTTCCCCAACGCACATATCTGATAAtggagttggaaaaaaaaaaaaagccagagactGAGGGgaagtttaaaattattttggttttgttttgagggggCTGATAGATAgttggggggaggagaaggaTTCATTGCTTGCAAAGGTTTAGGTCCTCGGATACAGAACATACTGGGTTAAAAAGTGAAACCTCAGCTCCCAATGTCTTGCTAGAGGCATCCCTAGGCTGGCCACCAAGTCCACACCGGGAAAGACAGGGCAGCCGCTCAAGACAGGGTGGAGAATTCTGGGAAAGGGGCAGCTGGTGACCcctgagcagaaggaaggaatcTCTGTTTTAGAGTGTTGGAATACAACCCAGAACCACTTAACTTTTGAAAACAGCCACCAAACAGATTCTAAGTGAGGAGATTGGGTGGGAATTAGGAATTTAAGTTTGGCATTCAAATGTAGAGAAGCATTTCATTCACTAAAAATAATAGATCCTTTGGAGTTATTATAAATGGTTGGTCTGGTCCACCATTTTAAACTTTGGGTTAGACATGTAAGACCAGACTTTTGAGGTTCCTAAAAATGAAAGCTtgactcttaaaaaagaaaaaagaaaagaaacaaaaaggttcattgttgttttgtttttccctcttttctttctttacctctcCCTTCTAGAGAAGTAGTTTGCTTTTCATCCTCTCTATCAAATAGTTCCAGGGCTGCTCAAGATTTAGTTCCACTAAAGTTCAAAGCTGAACAAAATTCCATCTTCTATGGGATAGAAACTTTGAAATTGGCTTCTTTACCTGGATCAGAATCCCTGAGCTCAAACCCaacaatttgtatcccattgggCTTAATGATGAGCCCCCAAGCCCCCACTCATTTAAAGCCAAATCAAAACCAAGCAAAAAGAAAGTGTTTTCATCAGAAAAAAGCATCTTTTTAATTCATATAATTTATTAGAAGCTTCTTAGGAACTATATTTAAGCCAAATATCTACATAAgttacaacaggaaaaaaaaaaaaaagactgatgcTGCAAATACCAAACTGCCAAATAATATACACAGGTTTGTCAATGCCCTTTTAAAAAAGTGAGGGGCTGGGGACTGGGACTGGGTTTCTTTTTACAACATAATGTACAGATTACTAAAAACTAAGCATTTAGTCCAAATTTTGACAGCATTTTACAGCTACAAGTTCACATCAAACCTAAAACAATTTtctgagaggccagcctggaccgaACCTCTAGGGGCCAGAGGGCGCCTGGGAGGGCGTATTTCTTTGTGTCAGTACAAGTGGTAGTTATGCTGAAGAATCTTTCCTCGCTCCAGCTTCTGTCCtcccttctgaaaaaaaaaaaaaaaatcctggtatTTACAAGCAAGGTCGCTTTGCTGGCAGAGTGCATCCAGAGGAAAGTTTTCTGTCTTTAGAGTCCAGGGCTTTGGTCGCTTAGAGCAGGCTCCAAAACTGTGCCGTGCCTAAGCTTGGAAACCCATCTGAACCACCAGAAAGACGCCCCATATTTGTTCTCCGTCCTTCTCTGTTTAAAGAATCCATAAGGGCTTGAATTTGCAATTTGCTTggctgttttaattttctttttatgttaaaaaaaatccaccagttttaggtaggaaagagaaagggaagggggaaggatgaaggaagaaagaagaagaaatcatagaagaggaggagaaagaagaggagagagaagaagggggagaggagaaagaagaagaagaagaagaagaagaagaagaagaagaagaagaagaagaagaagaagaagaagaagaagaagaagaagaagaagaagaagaagaagtcgtCCAGCAGAGCAATTTGGTCTTTGTGTAATTTTCCTTGGTCTAAAcacaaacagattttttttttttttttaaagaaaagtagaaGCGCGTGGGGCAGCGGGCGAGTAGTGGTCTTGGCGGAGGGCAGAGGGGAAGCTGTGAGGTCGCGCGGGGGCTCAGGCGGGTCCCACGTCTCACCAGGTCCGACCATAAAGCAAAGTGGAGCAGGACATGGCGCCATAGTCCGAGCCTGAGGAGTTCAGATGGGATAAGCTGGAGACCTGGCCCTGCAGCGCCGCGGGGCTGGCCGCGTGGTGCGCCAGGTCCGGCGACTGGCCCGCGCTGCCCGGCTGGTGGGCCGGGTGCGCGCCCAGCCCCGCGCCCCCGCTGCCCACCGAGATGGCCGCGGCGGCCGCCTGCGCCGCCTGCGCCTGCTGCTGAGCCTGCTGCTGCGCGTGGCCCTGCAGGCTGGCGGCGCCCGGCGCGGGGGCCCCCGCCTGGCACGGCTTGCCGTCCTTCACCAGGACCGGCACGGCCACCCGGCGCGGGGACTGCTGctgggcctgctgctgctgctgcgggcACCccgcgcccccgccgccgccgccgccgctgtcctgctgcagctgctgctgcgcCGCCTTGTCCTTGGCCTGGCGCTTCATCTTGTAGCGGTGGTTCTGGAACCAGATCTTGACCTGCGTGGGCGTCAGGTGGATCATGCTGGCCAGGTGCTCGCGCTCGGGCGCCGACAGGTACTTCTGCTGCTTGAAGCGCCGCTCCAGCTCGTAGACCTGCGCCTGCGAGAAGAGCACGCGGCGCTTCCGGCGGGGCGCGCTGGGCAGCGGGGCCATGTTCTTGCTCACGTCCCCCAGCGAGCCCAGGCCGCCCATGCCGCTCATATTCATGCCGCTCGCCGGGCCCATGAAGCGGGAGACTGTAAGCGACAAACGCACAGCGTCGGCTGGGGCCGGGGCGGGCTCCCCCGGGCTCTCCGTGCCCTTGGCCCAAGCGCCGGCCCCAGCCTTCCAGGACCTTCTCCTCGCCTAGGCCGCCCAGCGCTCTCTCCCCGAATCAGGCCCAGCTAGCTGGGGGCCAGTGCCTTGCCCCCGGGCCGCACCGTCGAAGAGCTTAGGGGTTGCAAGTCTAGTCACTCTGGAGCGGTGTCAGTCCTTAGACTCGGAATGCACAGCGCGGGGAGGAGCGCGCGTCGTCGGCTCCTTTCGTGCCCCAGCCGGGTAGGAGACCCCGGGGTGCGGAGGGCTGGGGCAGGAAGGCGGACCCCGGCTCCAGGGGTTAGCGCAGGGGGTGGCCTTTCTCGGAAGCCCCGGCTTGCAGGCGCCTGCCCTCCTGCCTGCCCTCCCGCCCGCGGGGTCCGGGAGAGGACACCTGCTCCGCCCGTGCGCAGCCGCGTCCAGAGCCGCGCGCCACCCCAACCCGCCCGGAGACTGGCAGGGCGCCGGCCTGGGCGCCCCCAGCCCCGCCGGCCCGAGCCCCCGGTTCCGGGCGGGCCTCCCCCGGCTCCCCGGAGCCTGCCGCTCCAAGCCCGCGCTCGGTGCCCGCGGTGGCCGGGCGAGCCGAGCGCAGGAGCCCAGCCTCCACCGGGCGCCTCTCGGGGAAGCCCGAGCCCGCggttggaggggaggagggccgGCTCCCGCAGCCCTGCCCCGGGCGCCGCCGCGGGCCGCCCACCCTCGCCCCGCGCGCCCCCCGCGCCCTGCCCGCGGCCCCGCGCGGGGCGGCCTCACTTACTGGCGGGGAAGCGCGGGTCCGGGTTGGCGCCGTACCAGCCGGGGCCAGAGGCGCTGTTCCGCATGGTGTCCTGGTAGGGCGGCAGCTCGCTCATGTTGCCCAGGTTGCCGTTGCAGTAGCCCCCCACGGCGGAGTGCGAGAGCTGGGGCACCCCCGCCGCCGTCATGTGGTAGGCGGCTGTGACGGCGCCGTGGTGGCCCACGGCATGCTGCTGCATGGCCGCGGCCGGCGGGCCCGCCTGGCCCTGTCTGTACGCCGCCAGCGGAGCCCCGAGGCCGCCGCCCTCCATGCCCACTTTCTTGTAGCTTTCCTCCAGGGGACTCAAGATGTCAGACACTGAGAACGGAGTCGTGTGCTTTGGACTCATCGACATGATTCGGCGTCggctggaggaggaaggaagaggaggaaaaaaaaaaaaagggagagggggaaggcgAAGCCTcgctactttttttttcctccctttgcCAAATATTCTGGTGTTACCTTAAGGCCGGTCTCGTTGGCTGTACACGTAACGGAGTGGCCCGAGTCCGCCTTAATTGGCTTGAGTGGAGGCTCGGGGGCTGCCTCGCGTTTGTTTTAGCCCGGCGCCAGGTTTTAGGCAGCCACCAGAGGCGGGGCATAAGCGCTAAAGCAACAAGACAATAGAAGCCTACATCTTGCCCGAGATAATTAGCTTACATGCTGATGACAAGGTAAACACCTTTAAGCTTCACTTGTCAAGATTTTTTAGGTctcaaagagagaaaggagggagagagagagagagagagagagagagagagagagagagagagccaaagcATTACTTTACCCCTCCCTGGTACACTCCCACCCCCATTTTTGTGGGGTGCCTGTGGCGCGCGGGGAGAAggcgggggagggaggagaggagggagccgaGAGCGGGAGGGCCAGAGGTGGGGTAGAGAGTAACCCAAAGGGCAAAGGGAGGGacgggaaggaggcagggaggcgACTGCCGCTTTGCAACCAACTTGAGGAGTTACAAAGTGGCCCCGGGGTCCGGCCGGCCGGGGTGGCGGGGTCGGGGGCCGGGAAGCGGGGAGGGGGGTTTCACCTGCGCCTGCcggggctgctcctccctcccgcCGCGGCCTCCCAGCCCCGCGCCTTCCCACCGCCTCCGGACCACATCGGGCTCCGCCGCGCCAAACCCCGGGCGCCACCCAGAGAGCGTGCGAGTCCGGGGCTGCGGAGCCCGGGGCTGCGCTGTCGGTCTAcgtgtctgtcagtctgtctgtcggCCTCTTCTGCCGCCGTCAGAGGGACACCTCCGCTCCCCGCCCCCTTCCCCCTCGCCCGAGAGGATCCCGGCGGGTGGAGGGGGAGCTGGGGAAGGGCACGGCTGCCTCCGGGAGGCGGTCACGGATCCCCGCGCCACCCCCCACCCTGGCTCCCGGGCGGCCCAGCCCCCCGGCCCAGCCCACCCAGCCGctccctctctccacccccccccccgccggcCCTGGCGACGGCGCCGCCGGCCTTCGGAGCTGGGGGGGACCAGGGCGCGGGGATTAACGCGGGTCCCCCACGCAAGCCGCCCCACCTCGAACCAACCTGCTGCCCCAGACCCTTGCCCATGGCCTGGCTCCTCCGGCTCCCGGAGCTGGTGCCGACTTTCGCAGGACATCGCGGCCCCCGCACCTCAGCCCGGGTCCCCGCTGCCCCGGGGAGGGCCCGGACGGGGGGCCGCGCGGGCGCCGAGCGGAGCTGAGCGTGAACCCCGGGGGAAGGCGCGCTCCGGGAGGAGGCGAGTTCCCCGACGCCCGCAGCCCGGCGGGCGGGAGGCTGCGCGGAGGCTCGCCTCCTCCCGGGGCCCGGCGCTCCGGAGTGCGCTCGCTTCCCCGGGAATAACCAAATATCTTTGTCTAAAGTGGCGGCGGAAACGGCCGGCCGCTTTGTGGCCGCGCTGGATATTAGCGGCTGAGGATCACTCGGCTTCAATTGGGTGCCTCTCATCCGGCTAGCAAGACACCGCTTAGGAGGAAGTGGGTTTCCTGTCTGAGCGTTCCCAGGGCTTCAAGTGTGAGCCCCGCGCCTTGAGGGTCCTTGGGCGCCTGGCGAGGGGGAGCGGTGGGCTGTGCTCCCCGGCGGGGCCGGGGGCGGCGGCCTCGTGGCTGTCACCAGGCCGCCATCAGCAGTGGAGTGGCCCACCCGGCCAAGCCCTGCGCCACACGGCTCGGGAGGCCACCTCCGTGTTTCTCCTCGAAGGCCAGCGTTTCCGCTGGCGTTTGTTGGGGGGTCTGCTGTGCTGTCTGCTGTGTGAGCCTCCTCGGCGCGCTCGGGGCTGGGAGGGCGGAGTGCCTCCCGGCCCGGCAGGTGCCTCCCAGACACTTCGCGGCCAGTCAAGGAGCCTccttgatttgggtttttttgttttcacgTTTTCTGTCCCCTCCTCGTAGCGAGGGGGCTCCCGGGAGTGAACGGGCGGTTTGGAGCGATCTCATTCAGCAGGGTTAGGCTCCTTTCCACTAATAGCAATTACGGTGTGGAAAGTTGTTGCATTTGCTCTTTAAGACCTGGCCTTGAAGAGTGCTCTCTACCCCCTGAACACAAAGCCAGCGGCTGTGCCAGCGGGAGCTCTCCTCGCCACCTAGCTCTGCCGGGACGGGAGCCGAGGCTCCGGGTCCCCGCGGGCCTCCCGAGTGGGCCCGCGTGTCCCTGAGGCCCCCACCGGGGCTTGGGCGCGGGCAGGTACGCTGGGGCTAAGCTAGGGGCGAGGGGAAGCTCTGCGCTCGCTCTCCTTTCCCAGGGCCTTCTCTGGGGGGCGCTCTCAAGATGAGCTCAGGCCCCGCCAGCGCTTGGCTCTCCTGCGTGGGGACAGGAGCTGGATCAAGTGACTGACGGAAAGGGCAGGCGGAGCAGAGCGCGGACCGTCTGAAGGCATGACCCAGACCTGCCAACCCTGGGGAAGGGTCTTAGCAGGAGGTTTCTGGTCGCCTGTCTCCGTCAACTCCGTTATTTTATAAGTGATGCTAGTTACAAGAAGCACCAAGTATAAAGTGTCGGTTGTCTCGTCCCCTTCGATGCCATTTACACAAggagagaattctttttttcttttttcttgagacTCAAGCAAAATCGGGCACATCAAAACACACCCAAAgcttgagggggaaaaaaaattaagctcaCTGCCAAGGTCTGTATCTCTGTTTCCGTGGTTATTATCCAACCTCTTGCCTGTTCGGCCTTCCATGGCCTCTGGGTCGTGCAGACCTGGCCTTCAGAAACCAGCAGGTAGCCAGTGTGGGAGAGCGAGAACAAGCGAGGTTTCAGCGCTACTGTAACCCCGGGCCTTTTCCAAACTACAGCAGTGGGTGGGCGCTGGGCTCAGAGCTGGAGGGGTGAAGGCCCCGGGGGAGGGAACTGGACCTTCAACCTTCTCAGGTCCGCACTGTAGGCCCAGCTCCTACCtagagctggtgtgtgtgtgtgtggggggggttgcaGTACGCTGCAGCCCAAACCGAATGAACTTCTCACGCTCCTTCATAAACACCTAGCATTTTGCACCTAGCATTTTGCATTACTGCCCATGAGCACTGACTCCAATAAGAGAAAGACTGAATTCTCAAGAGCTTttggcaaacaacaacaacaacaacaaaccccaaaacGCTGGGTGTTTACCTCTGAACTCACCCAGGCAAAGGTCTTGGGAGTCTCTGCCCAGGTTCCAGCCTCTCTCTCTGACTAAGGAGCGTgctgcctctctga
Proteins encoded in this region:
- the Nkx2-1 gene encoding homeobox protein Nkx-2.1 isoform X2, with the protein product MWSGGGGKARGWEAAAGGRSSPGRRSRRRIMSMSPKHTTPFSVSDILSPLEESYKKVGMEGGGLGAPLAAYRQGQAGPPAAAMQQHAVGHHGAVTAAYHMTAAGVPQLSHSAVGGYCNGNLGNMSELPPYQDTMRNSASGPGWYGANPDPRFPAISRFMGPASGMNMSGMGGLGSLGDVSKNMAPLPSAPRRKRRVLFSQAQVYELERRFKQQKYLSAPEREHLASMIHLTPTQVKIWFQNHRYKMKRQAKDKAAQQQLQQDSGGGGGGGAGCPQQQQQAQQQSPRRVAVPVLVKDGKPCQAGAPAPGAASLQGHAQQQAQQQAQAAQAAAAAISVGSGGAGLGAHPAHQPGSAGQSPDLAHHAASPAALQGQVSSLSHLNSSGSDYGAMSCSTLLYGRTW
- the Nkx2-1 gene encoding homeobox protein Nkx-2.1 isoform X1 gives rise to the protein MSCESRHQLREPEEPGHGQGSGAAALMPRLWWLPKTWRRAKTNARQPPSLHSSQLRRTRATPLRVQPTRPALSRRRIMSMSPKHTTPFSVSDILSPLEESYKKVGMEGGGLGAPLAAYRQGQAGPPAAAMQQHAVGHHGAVTAAYHMTAAGVPQLSHSAVGGYCNGNLGNMSELPPYQDTMRNSASGPGWYGANPDPRFPAISRFMGPASGMNMSGMGGLGSLGDVSKNMAPLPSAPRRKRRVLFSQAQVYELERRFKQQKYLSAPEREHLASMIHLTPTQVKIWFQNHRYKMKRQAKDKAAQQQLQQDSGGGGGGGAGCPQQQQQAQQQSPRRVAVPVLVKDGKPCQAGAPAPGAASLQGHAQQQAQQQAQAAQAAAAAISVGSGGAGLGAHPAHQPGSAGQSPDLAHHAASPAALQGQVSSLSHLNSSGSDYGAMSCSTLLYGRTW
- the Nkx2-1 gene encoding homeobox protein Nkx-2.1 isoform X3; translated protein: MSMSPKHTTPFSVSDILSPLEESYKKVGMEGGGLGAPLAAYRQGQAGPPAAAMQQHAVGHHGAVTAAYHMTAAGVPQLSHSAVGGYCNGNLGNMSELPPYQDTMRNSASGPGWYGANPDPRFPAISRFMGPASGMNMSGMGGLGSLGDVSKNMAPLPSAPRRKRRVLFSQAQVYELERRFKQQKYLSAPEREHLASMIHLTPTQVKIWFQNHRYKMKRQAKDKAAQQQLQQDSGGGGGGGAGCPQQQQQAQQQSPRRVAVPVLVKDGKPCQAGAPAPGAASLQGHAQQQAQQQAQAAQAAAAAISVGSGGAGLGAHPAHQPGSAGQSPDLAHHAASPAALQGQVSSLSHLNSSGSDYGAMSCSTLLYGRTW